In one Ignavibacteriota bacterium genomic region, the following are encoded:
- a CDS encoding MFS transporter, translating to MKQTNFASLSAMMFLEFFVWGAWYVTVGNYMAAVGMKRCGSYWAYTVTPSARSSRRSSSVWSPTASSPRRRCLASCTSSAASPCLLHRSPPNAGEAGHLHHPSARAHAALTCPPSDSQTLAFHHISDQEKQFPVVRVFRTIGWIVAGVLRHGARRRQDRRAVAGCGHRRTRDGRVCVLPPPTPPSPRRQSPSLEIASIDALGKLWSPSFLRVHRRLVPHLHSALGVLCVRTGVRVHQRCENPAFRMSFGQMSEALFILALPLFFRWMGIKWVLVIGMLAWVLRYVLFALAAPASVVWMIMGGILLHGICYDFFFVTGQIYVDKVSTPAIRGQAQGFLVLMTYGIGMLIAAAWRSGRTSGPSRGDRRVIWWSSRCSSERGAGRCRRNEG from the coding sequence ATGAAACAAACGAACTTTGCGAGCCTCAGCGCCATGATGTTCCTGGAGTTCTTCGTCTGGGGTGCATGGTACGTCACCGTCGGCAACTACATGGCCGCCGTCGGCATGAAGCGATGCGGATCTTACTGGGCGTACACCGTCACCCCATCGGCGCGATCGTCTCGCCGTTCTTCCTCGGTATGGTCGCCGACCGCTTCTTCTCCACGGAGAAGGTGCTTGGCGTCCTGCACATCATCGGCGGCATCGCCATGCTTGCTGCACCGGTCGCCGCCGAACGCAGGAGAGGCCGGGCATCTTCATCATCCTTCTGCTCGTGCACATGCTGCGCTTACGTGCCCACCGTCGGACTCGCAAACGCTCGCGTTCCATCATATCTCCGATCAGGAGAAGCAGTTCCCGGTTGTCCGCGTGTTCAGGACCATCGGCTGGATCGTGGCGGGGGTGCTTAGGCATGGTGCTCGGCGCCGACAAGACCGACGTGCCGTTGCGGGTTGCGGGCATCGCCGGACTCGTGATGGGCGTGTATGCGTTCTTCCTCCCCCCACCCCGCCCTCACCCAGAAGGCAGTCTCCTTCCCTAGAGATCGCCAGTATCGATGCCCTTGGCAAGCTCTGGAGTCCGTCGTTCCTCCGTGTTCATCGTCGGCTCGTTCCTCATCTGCATTCCGCTCTCGGCGTACTATGCGTACGCACCGGTGTACGTGTCCACCAGCGGTGTGAGAACCCTGCGTTCCGGATGTCGTTCGGACAGATGTCCGAAGCGTTGTTCATCCTGGCCCTGCCGCTCTTCTTCCGGTGGATGGGCATCAAGTGGGTGCTCGTGATCGGCATGCTTGCCTGGGTCCTCCGCTACGTTCTGTTCGCTCTCGCCGCGCCGGCCAGCGTTGTCTGGATGATCATGGGCGGCATCCTCCTGCACGGCATCTGCTACGACTTCTTCTTCGTGACCGGCCAGATCTACGTGGACAAGGTCTCGACGCCCGCCATCCGCGGGCAGGCACAGGGGTTCCTGGTGCTCATGACGTACGGCATCGGGATGCTCATCGCGGCGGCATGGCGCAGTGGCAGAACTTCCGGGCCATCCCGCGGTGATCGCCGGGTGATCTGGTGGTCTTCACGATGTTCTTCAGAACGCGGAGCCGGCCGCTGCCGGCGCAACGAAGGATAG
- a CDS encoding HEAT repeat domain-containing protein: MLGDRGDPTASAAAIASINDADPMVRNAAINASVKLDPQKTVPALLDRLKKTDEPADVAAVREALARIPAAQVAAPAAAALAGVGPRGAVALLDLLGSMKAPVPSAPVLALTSDTRAPVRGAAIRPSARSSHRRKQVHSLRSLPKESPMWIVPSPQRAWRWWKSGTTTVRRVLFR; this comes from the coding sequence ATGCTCGGGGATCGTGGCGATCCGACCGCGAGTGCCGCGGCCATCGCATCGATCAACGACGCCGACCCGATGGTGCGCAACGCCGCCATCAACGCGTCGGTGAAACTCGATCCACAGAAGACTGTGCCGGCCCTCCTGGACCGCCTGAAGAAGACCGATGAACCTGCCGATGTTGCGGCGGTACGGGAAGCCCTGGCACGCATCCCCGCTGCACAGGTCGCAGCCCCGGCGGCGGCCGCGCTTGCCGGTGTCGGTCCGCGCGGTGCGGTGGCACTGCTGGATCTCCTCGGGTCCATGAAGGCCCCGGTGCCGTCGGCGCCGGTGCTTGCCCTTACGAGCGATACCCGCGCACCGGTCCGTGGTGCAGCGATCAGGCCCTCGGCTCGATCCTCGCACCGGCGGAAGCAGGTGCACTCGTTGAGATCGTTGCCAAAGGAAAGTCCGATGTGGATCGTTCCCTCGCCGCAAAGAGCCTGGCGATGGTGGAAGAGCGGAACCACGACCGTGAGGCGCGTGCTGTTCCGGTGA
- a CDS encoding DUF1080 domain-containing protein, which yields MDRSLAAKSLAMVEERNHDREARAVPVIDRLATAASAERPDLLKALARIGGTRALRVVAEQGKSKDPDTKDAALRALTDWSSLEAFDSLIVLARSKEKLPVRVLALRACVRLVEASPCSAVTAVRYHERTLAAAERIEEKRLVLGALANLNSPDALRLLVPYIEDDSLGLEAAAASWKIAKTQNDPRSADAVRRLIEPRIKSHFRAQASRMFDAREGLNDAPEGFRPLFNGRDLTGWKGLVENPGVRAKMTPEELAAAQAKADSSMRAHWSVVDGVLVFDGKGESLCTLKDYMDFEMLVDWKIEKLGDSGVYLRGSPQVQIWDPAQWPEGSGGLYNNQRGASHPLVIADKPIGEWNTFRITMIGDRVTVRLNNVLVVDNVPLENYWDRSIPIFPSGQIELQSHNSPLYFRNVFIREIPRKQTVSGEAIPLLNGKDLTGWEVIEGKAESWGVRDGILYTTGEHGGWLSTLKEYDNFQLDLDFKVVAAGQQRRVPPFPAQG from the coding sequence GTGGATCGTTCCCTCGCCGCAAAGAGCCTGGCGATGGTGGAAGAGCGGAACCACGACCGTGAGGCGCGTGCTGTTCCGGTGATCGACCGGCTCGCCACGGCCGCTTCGGCCGAACGGCCGGACCTGCTCAAAGCACTCGCGCGCATCGGGGGAACCCGTGCATTGCGTGTCGTAGCCGAACAGGGGAAGAGCAAAGACCCCGATACGAAGGATGCGGCATTGCGTGCGCTCACGGATTGGTCATCATTGGAAGCATTCGACAGCCTCATCGTGCTCGCGCGCAGCAAGGAGAAACTCCCCGTGCGCGTGCTTGCGCTGCGTGCCTGCGTCCGTCTTGTGGAGGCATCCCCGTGCAGCGCGGTAACGGCAGTGCGGTATCACGAACGGACCCTTGCGGCCGCCGAACGCATCGAAGAGAAGCGGCTCGTGCTGGGTGCGCTTGCGAACCTGAACTCGCCTGATGCTCTCCGGCTCTTGGTGCCGTACATCGAGGATGATTCCCTCGGACTCGAAGCAGCCGCTGCATCCTGGAAGATCGCGAAGACGCAGAACGACCCCCGTTCCGCAGATGCGGTACGGCGGCTCATCGAGCCGCGCATCAAGTCGCATTTCCGTGCCCAGGCGTCGCGCATGTTCGATGCGCGCGAAGGGCTGAACGATGCGCCGGAAGGATTCCGGCCATTGTTCAACGGCAGGGACCTCACCGGTTGGAAGGGGCTCGTGGAGAACCCCGGTGTGCGCGCGAAGATGACGCCGGAAGAACTCGCTGCTGCCCAGGCGAAGGCGGATTCGAGCATGCGTGCGCACTGGTCGGTGGTGGATGGCGTCCTGGTCTTCGACGGCAAGGGCGAGAGCCTCTGCACCCTGAAGGACTACATGGACTTCGAGATGCTTGTGGACTGGAAGATCGAGAAGCTCGGAGACAGCGGGGTCTATCTCCGCGGGAGTCCGCAGGTGCAGATCTGGGATCCGGCGCAGTGGCCGGAAGGTTCGGGCGGCCTCTATAATAATCAGCGCGGTGCGTCGCATCCGCTCGTCATCGCCGACAAACCGATCGGGGAGTGGAACACCTTCCGGATCACGATGATCGGCGACCGTGTGACCGTGCGGCTGAACAACGTGCTCGTGGTGGACAATGTGCCGCTGGAGAACTACTGGGACCGCTCGATCCCGATCTTTCCGTCCGGACAGATCGAGCTGCAATCGCATAACAGTCCGCTGTACTTCCGGAATGTGTTCATCCGGGAGATCCCGCGGAAGCAGACCGTCTCCGGCGAGGCCATCCCGCTGTTGAACGGAAAAGACCTCACCGGGTGGGAAGTGATCGAGGGGAAGGCGGAATCCTGGGGCGTGCGGGATGGTATTCTCTACACCACCGGGGAACACGGCGGCTGGCTCTCCACGTTGAAGGAATACGACAACTTCCAGCTCGACCTCGACTTCAAGGTCGTGGCCGCCGGGCAACAGCGGCGTGTTCCTCCGTTCCCCGCACAAGGGTGA
- a CDS encoding DUF1080 domain-containing protein has product MFLRSPHKGDPAYVGMEIQVLDDYAPVYATLKPWQYTGSIYAVQAPSSRATKRAGEWQHMQITAQATHVKVVLNGTTTIDTDLLQHMDKEKEHPGLKRRKGFIGLQNHSTRVEYRNITIRELE; this is encoded by the coding sequence GTGTTCCTCCGTTCCCCGCACAAGGGTGATCCGGCCTATGTGGGGATGGAGATCCAGGTGCTGGATGACTATGCACCGGTGTATGCTACGCTGAAGCCATGGCAGTACACCGGCAGCATCTACGCCGTGCAGGCGCCGTCCTCGCGTGCCACGAAACGCGCCGGCGAATGGCAGCATATGCAGATCACCGCACAGGCGACGCATGTTAAGGTCGTCCTGAACGGCACCACCACCATTGATACCGATCTGCTGCAGCATATGGATAAAGAAAAGGAACATCCCGGGCTCAAGCGGCGCAAGGGCTTCATCGGCCTGCAGAACCACAGCACCCGGGTGGAGTACAGGAATATCACGATCCGAGAACTGGAGTAG
- a CDS encoding twin-arginine translocation signal domain-containing protein, translating into MTDMQRRSFLRYAAATGAGLLLASRRGPGR; encoded by the coding sequence ATGACGGATATGCAACGACGGAGTTTTCTCCGCTATGCGGCAGCGACCGGTGCGGGACTGCTGCTTGCCTCACGACGAGGCCCTGGGCGGTGA
- a CDS encoding Gfo/Idh/MocA family oxidoreductase, translating into MPHDEALGGEEPSPSDDLQIALIGAGAQGQVLMNACLKIPNVRFRAVVDVWEAYNLRRAHRMLQKFGHKANAYIDYREMLAKEKGLDAVLIATPDFWHAEHTVACLNAGLHVYCEKEMSNTLDGARRMVMAARQTKKLLQIGHQRRSNPRYLHCYKKLIKDAKLLGRITAINGQWNRSVQPDNRWPKDAVVGQAVLQPFGFKSMHQFRNWRWYKGLGGGPIVDLGSHQIDIFSWFLGTNPHSIVASGGTDYYDKATHEWYDTVLATLEYNTPAGKVRAFYQTLSTNSNQGYFETFMGDQGTLAISESGGRGGVYREPAAPEWEKWVSMGYLKAPAAEPKKAASEAVLDVRETPRRRRMRSR; encoded by the coding sequence TTGCCTCACGACGAGGCCCTGGGCGGTGAAGAACCGTCCCCATCCGATGACCTGCAGATCGCGCTGATCGGTGCGGGTGCGCAGGGACAGGTGCTGATGAACGCCTGTCTCAAGATCCCGAATGTCCGCTTCCGGGCGGTCGTGGACGTCTGGGAGGCGTACAACCTCCGGCGTGCACACCGCATGCTCCAGAAGTTCGGGCACAAGGCGAACGCGTACATCGACTACCGCGAGATGCTTGCGAAGGAGAAGGGTTTGGATGCGGTGCTCATTGCCACGCCCGACTTCTGGCATGCCGAGCATACGGTGGCGTGTCTCAACGCCGGTCTGCATGTGTACTGCGAGAAGGAGATGTCCAATACTCTCGACGGTGCACGCAGGATGGTGATGGCCGCGCGGCAGACGAAAAAGCTCCTCCAGATCGGTCATCAGCGGCGAAGCAATCCGCGCTATCTGCATTGCTACAAGAAGCTGATCAAGGACGCGAAGCTCCTCGGGCGCATCACTGCGATCAACGGACAGTGGAACCGCTCCGTGCAGCCGGACAACCGCTGGCCGAAGGACGCAGTGGTCGGTCAGGCCGTGCTGCAGCCGTTCGGGTTCAAGTCCATGCACCAGTTCCGCAACTGGCGGTGGTACAAAGGCCTGGGCGGCGGGCCCATCGTCGACCTCGGGTCGCACCAGATCGACATCTTCTCGTGGTTCCTTGGCACCAATCCGCACAGCATCGTAGCCAGCGGTGGGACGGATTACTACGACAAGGCCACGCACGAGTGGTACGATACCGTGCTTGCCACGCTGGAGTATAACACGCCGGCCGGCAAGGTGCGCGCGTTCTACCAGACGCTGTCCACGAACAGCAATCAGGGGTACTTCGAGACGTTCATGGGCGATCAGGGAACGCTTGCCATCTCCGAGTCGGGTGGGCGGGGCGGCGTGTACCGCGAACCCGCGGCGCCGGAATGGGAGAAATGGGTATCGATGGGCTATCTGAAGGCCCCCGCGGCCGAACCGAAGAAGGCAGCGAGCGAGGCGGTGCTGGATGTGCGCGAGACCCCTCGCCGCCGGCGCATGAGATCCCGGTGA